One Esox lucius isolate fEsoLuc1 chromosome 1, fEsoLuc1.pri, whole genome shotgun sequence genomic region harbors:
- the p2ry13 gene encoding P2Y purinoceptor 13, translating into MNGSQSNFSLKCVRDTSVTSVVFPGLYSTLFLFALVLNCLAAWIFFNIRSTSTFVVYLKNIVVADLLMTLTIPLKVLADSDVGSWRLRAFYCRYSAVLFYTTMYISILLLGLISLDRYMKIVRPFWKCPLQRVGVGQALSAGVWAVMVSLALPNTILSDRTPSLSSGRLKCTSMKNQAGILWHEGFNYFCQVVFWGTLVLMVVCYTFISRKVYESYRASRSGSITASRKTTAKVFVVVGVFFVCFAPFHFARVPYTLTQTRSVANQCRASNALYVAKETTLWLSATNVCLDPLIYVFLCKVFRKRLTAALKRKPLPQGALESPTETSTQLEMSHVHNRMSVRPR; encoded by the exons ATGAACGGCAGCCAGTCAAATTTTTCCCTGAAATGTGTGCGTGACACCAGCGTGACTTCTGTGGTTTTTCCCGGTCTGTACAGCACCCTTTTCCTATTTGCCCTGGTACTCAACTGCCTTGCTGCATGGATCTTCTTCAACATCCGCAGCACATCCACCTTTGTGGTCTATCTGAAGAACATA GTGGTGGCGGACCTGCTGATGACTCTGACCATTCCACTGAAGGTCCTTGCCGACTCAGATGTGGGTTCCTGGCGCCTGCGCGCTTTTTACTGCCGCTACTCTGCGGTCCTCTTCTATACCACCATGTACATCAGCATCCTACTTCTGGGGCTCATCAGCCTGGACCGCTACATGAAGATAGTCAGGCCTTTTTGGAAGTGCCCCCTTCAGAGGGTCGGGGTTGGACAGGCCTTGAGTGCGGGCGTCTGGGCTGTAATGGTGTCGCTGGCACTACCCAACACTATTCTGAGTGACCGCACACCGTCGCTCTCTAGTGGCCGGCTAAAGTGTACCTCCATGAAGAATCAGGCTGGCATACTGTGGCATGAAGGCTTCAACTATTTCTGCCAG GTGGTGTTCTGGGGCACCCTTGTTCTGATGGTTGTGTGTTACACCTTCATCAGTCGGAAAGTCTATGAGTCGTACAGAGCCTCACGCAGTGGCTCCATCACGGCCAGCCGAAAGACCACGGCCAAAGTCTTTGTTGTGGTGggggtgttttttgtttgttttgcacCCTTCCATTTTGCCAGAGTGCCCTACACTCTCACCCAGACCCGGAGTGTAGCCAACCAATGCCGGGCGAGTAACGCACTCTATGTTGCCAAGGAGACCACACTCTGGCTGTCTGCCACTAACGTATGTCTGGACCCGCTGATCTACGTGTTTTTGTGCAAAGTGTTCCGGAAAAGATTGACAGCCGCTCTTAAACGCAAGCCCCTCCCCCAGGGCGCGTTGGAGTCGCCCACGGAAACCTCCACTCAGCTGGAGATGTCACATGTGCATAACAGGATGTCCGTTCGACCTAGATGA